The proteins below are encoded in one region of Candidatus Flexicrinis proximus:
- a CDS encoding response regulator transcription factor, whose product MSGERILVIEDEARIAQFIERGLIYEGYRVNVARDGQTGLNIARDNPPDLVILDWMLPGLDGLEVCRRLRAASDVPILMLTAKDDVSDRVTALDTGADDYLVKPFSIDELMARVRALFRRAAPTSRPEILRFADLTLDTGTHRAYRGEHAIDLTAKEYELLELFMRNPRQVLTRDVIFDRVWGYDFGGESNIIEVYVRYLRQKTESQSEPRLIHTVRGVGYVLREE is encoded by the coding sequence ATGTCTGGGGAACGCATCCTCGTTATCGAAGACGAAGCCAGAATCGCCCAGTTTATTGAGCGAGGTCTGATCTACGAAGGTTATCGTGTCAATGTCGCGCGCGACGGTCAGACCGGTCTGAATATCGCACGCGATAACCCACCCGACCTGGTGATCCTAGACTGGATGCTGCCAGGGCTGGACGGTCTTGAAGTCTGCCGGCGGCTGCGCGCAGCCAGCGACGTGCCCATCCTGATGCTTACAGCGAAGGACGATGTCAGCGACCGCGTGACGGCGCTGGATACCGGCGCAGACGATTATCTGGTCAAGCCGTTTTCGATCGACGAACTGATGGCGCGCGTGCGGGCCTTGTTCCGGCGGGCCGCACCAACGAGCCGGCCTGAAATCCTGCGATTCGCCGACCTGACGCTCGATACCGGCACGCACCGCGCCTACCGCGGCGAACACGCCATCGACCTGACCGCAAAAGAGTATGAACTGCTCGAACTCTTCATGCGGAATCCACGGCAAGTCCTGACCCGAGATGTGATCTTCGACCGCGTGTGGGGCTACGATTTCGGCGGCGAGAGCAACATCATCGAGGTCTACGTGCGCTATTTGCGGCAGAAGACCGAGTCGCAGAGCGAGCCGAGGTTGATCCACACCGTCCGGGGCGTAGGGTACGTACTGCGCGAAGAATAG